Below is a genomic region from Spirochaetota bacterium.
TGGAAACATTCCACGCTTTGAAAAAAGTACTATCAAAGAAAGGCTATAACACCGCAGTAGGTGATGAAGGTGGATTTGCACCAAATTTAAAATCCAATGCTGAAGCTTTTGAGGTAATCCTTGAAGCAATTAAAGAAGCTGGTTTTAAGGCAGGGCAGGATATATATTTAGCAATAGACTCGGCTGCAAGTGAGTTCTACAAAAATGGTAAATATAATTTGGCAGCAGAAGCAAAACCGGAAAAGACCTCTGAAGAGATGGTTCAGGTTTATGTAGACTGGATAAGCAAATATCCTATTATATCAATTGAGGACGGCATGTCCGAAGAGGATTGGGATGGCTGGAAGCTATTGACCGATAAGTGCAAAGACAAGGTACAGCTTGTGGGTGATGATATATTTGTCACAAATACATCAATATTTAAAAAAGGTATTGAAAAGGGAATAGCCAATTCCATATTGATTAAATTAAATCAGATAGGCACTTTAACCGAAACTATCGAAGCTATTGAAATGGCAAAACGTGCAGGGTATACCGCTGTTGTATCGCACCGTTCTGGCGAAACAGAAGACCCGTCAATAGCTGATTTAGCTGTAGCCATGAATACTGGGTTTATTAAAACTGGCTCAGCATCGCGTACCGACCGCCTTGCAAAATACAATCAGCTATTGCGAATTGAAGAGCAGTTAGGTGCTGCAGCAAAATTTAATGGCAAAAAGGTGTTTTATTCAATTGGCAAACCGTAATAATAAGTTTACATTGTTTTTAATTGCATTCATCCTCTTCAGTGTGTATTGCTTTGTATTTAGTGAAAGTGGCGTACTGGAGAGGATGAAGCTTAAAAAAGAGATAGCATATATACAACATCAGATTATACAGAAGCAATCTGAAATTAAAAAGTTCAGGGAATTAACCAGCCATGGTAATCCTGACAATCTGTTATTGAAGGAAAGTATTAATGCAGGGTATATCCCTCAGGGTGCAAAAGTATTTGAGTTTCAGGACAAAAAGGAAGAGCCTCCTCACATACAAACCTCACAGCTACCGGGCACAGAAAAATTAACACAGTATATACAATATGGTAGAATTTTATGGGTAATATTTTCTGTGTTGATTATTACCGGGATGTTGCTATATTATAGAAACAGAAATCCATTATAGTTATTGAAAAAATATGATACCTCACATGTACATGCTTACTCAACGGGATGAGCAGGTTTTACGCTGGCAGCTTAAAGGTACCACTGATGCTGTTGCGGGCATATTTGAAAAGTGCGATTACGGCTTCCCGCAGATTGTACTGTTATCCCCCCAGGCTGGTGGCATGGTTGATTATCAGTCATTGTCCAATATAGTATGGCTGACATGCCCATATCTGAATGATGAGATACATGAGCTTGAAAATAAAGGGTATATTGCAAAGATTGAAACATTCGTTAACTCGGATGAAGAATTAAAACGAGAGATGCTGAAAGCACATTCACATTTTTATTTTTTCAGAAAAAGCGTATATGAAAAATATATAAAAAAAGAAATTGAAGAGGAATACTTAAATGTCATGAAACGAGGCATAGGGGGGTTACAGGAGCCTGTACATTTAAAATGCTTGCATTTACACTATGCACATTATAGAATATGTGAAAGCAATATAGCAGGAAGGATTGTGTATCATTTATTACAGCAAAAGGTAAATTGCGATGATGCAATTTGTAGAGTCGCCTTACAAAAATGATGATGTAATAGTAATACGGAAGCTCAAAAAAGATGGCAGTGTGGATACTGAAATTATCCAAAGAATTATTGATATTTTACATAAAAATGGCCTTGTTATACTCCCTGTTGACTCCCAGTATGAAATAGTTGGTGTTGCAAACACAACAGTTGAGAATAAATTAAAAACAATTATCAAATCCAGAACCAAAAAATTTGTACGCCTGATAGCTTCATTCAAAATGCTGGAATCCCTTGCAACGGTAACCAAATTTCAATATGATTTTCTGCACAGGATATGGCCTGGTGAGGTAACAGCAATTGTGCCACGGAAAGAGGATAACTCACAGGAAATTGCATTGCGTTTTCCTAAAACAAAGTTTGTTCAGGAAATAATTGAAACAGTGGGTCAGCCTCTCTTTGCCACAAATATTCTCAGGGTAACAAAAGGCTCAAATAAGCACTCTGATATTATTCGCATTTTTGGGAAAAAAGTTGATGCCATTGTTATCATAGAAGAGTTATGCAAACGTCACCCAAAGCCAACACTTATAAGCCTATTTAATGGCAAACTCAAGATAGTGCGGGAAGGAAAAATATCTTCTGAGGAAATTCAGTCATACTATTATTTAGGAAGCTGCGATGAGGAAGTATAATTGCGTCTATTTGTTTATATCAATGTGTTTAAGATATATATGACTATCGCCAAATAACCTGACCCTCCCATACAACGGCAGTGAATACCCCTCAGGCGCTTTTGCCATCCGCTGCAGAATATTGCTCCGTGCACCTAATTTTCTTCCAATGGTATCATAAAAGTAGCCATAGGTGGTATTGTGGTAATTGATAAGCAATACTGTGGTTGAAGGTTGTTCGTCTAACCGAAGAGGATCACGGATGGTAATTGTGGTGTTATTCAATATTGCCTGATAGTAATTTTGTGAAAGGGGCTTAATGTCTAGTATATCACTGGTATCCAATAACTGATAACTATCAAAAAGAACAACAAACCACATGGCATTGCGTTTAAAGGTAATCCATTTGTATGTGCAATTGTTGACGTCATCTTCCACAAATTTTTTAGTGGACACAAGCTCATCATACAAAGCTTTCTTTTGAGTAAGCTTGGGGAAATGTTTCTGTTGCTCTTCCTGCAGTTCTAGAATCTTTGAATGAATATAATACAGTGCGGATAGCTGAATTTCAGTGTTTGTCACCTCTTGATATTTATCAATAAGCGATTTTAATTTAAGGCAGTAGTTGTATCCTCCCAAAGATGTAAAATGCGAATACACTTTCAATAGTAGGTTAATTTCATTTTCAAGCTGTTCAAAACATTCTTTGACTGAAATGTGTTCCTTTTCAAGTTTTAAGATAAGCTTTTCAATCTTCTTGTGGATTTCGTTAATATATTGGATATTGTTTTCTACATATGATCTATATGCCAGTTGTTCACTGTTTGTACGTTTTGTATCCATACAGGTTTATGTGTTTCCGGATTTTTTCTGCATTTCTTCATACTTCTGTTTAAACAGTTGCCCAAAAGCTGAAGAACCCTGACTGGTAGTGGATGCAATGAATTTTTCATACGACTGCCGCTCTTCAATTTCCTGTGCTTTTTTTTCTGAAGCAATACATTTTCTGTCATCGGCATTGACAGTAGTTACCACAACCTTGATGAAAGCACCCGCCTGATATGACTTTGCTATATCAGCATTGCGGTCAATGGCACACTGCTCTTTAGGAACAAACGCACGCACCTGATTTGGCAGAACCACAACAAGGCCTTTTGCTGTAATTTCTTCAATGCTGGCTGTTTGTATGGAATCACGCAGCGATTCATTGACTGTAAGCCAGGGATTTTCTTCACTGGTGATAAGTTCCAGGGTAATTTTTTTACTTGATTGGTCAATATCAATGATTTTTACCTGTACACTATCGCCCTCATTACATACTTCACGGGGGTCATGGAGCTTTTTAACATAGCTCATGCGTGAAAGCGGAATAAACCCTTCAAGGCCATTATCAAGCTCAACAAATGCACCATTTTTTATTATTTTGGCGATAGTTCCTGTATAAGTGTTCCCAATCTGATACTGACTGATGTAATGCCAGGGCTCAGGCAGTGTTTGTTTTATGCTCAATGTTATTTTGACTTTATTCCAGTCTAACTCAAGTATCTTTGCAGTGATAGTCTGTCCTGATTCATATAGATTTATATTTGGTTTACGGCTATGCGATAGTTCGCTTTTTGGTACAAAGGCATCAAGTGACTGTACCGATACTAAAAGGCCTGCATCCAGTACTTGCACCACGGTAGCTTCTACCACATCGCCAATGTGTAATTGTTTTTTTAGCTTTTCTATGGCTTCTTCTTTGATTTTATCAAGCAGAGACCTTCGTGACA
It encodes:
- a CDS encoding DUF501 domain-containing protein, producing MYMLTQRDEQVLRWQLKGTTDAVAGIFEKCDYGFPQIVLLSPQAGGMVDYQSLSNIVWLTCPYLNDEIHELENKGYIAKIETFVNSDEELKREMLKAHSHFYFFRKSVYEKYIKKEIEEEYLNVMKRGIGGLQEPVHLKCLHLHYAHYRICESNIAGRIVYHLLQQKVNCDDAICRVALQK
- a CDS encoding S1 RNA-binding domain-containing protein, whose product is MSQTNFNEENFSELLEQSFIKSDNFEVGDTVTGKVILITGDSIFVDIQSKSEAIIDTQEFTDDKGNRTIKVGDTITAYVAAIKRGEIVLTSRIGKGVVSPDLLHIAYKNQLPVHGTVKQTTNGGFIVSIGGIQAFCPLSQIDTKIQESDSYLNKSFDFAIMRYEQQGKNIILSRRSLLDKIKEEAIEKLKKQLHIGDVVEATVVQVLDAGLLVSVQSLDAFVPKSELSHSRKPNINLYESGQTITAKILELDWNKVKITLSIKQTLPEPWHYISQYQIGNTYTGTIAKIIKNGAFVELDNGLEGFIPLSRMSYVKKLHDPREVCNEGDSVQVKIIDIDQSSKKITLELITSEENPWLTVNESLRDSIQTASIEEITAKGLVVVLPNQVRAFVPKEQCAIDRNADIAKSYQAGAFIKVVVTTVNADDRKCIASEKKAQEIEERQSYEKFIASTTSQGSSAFGQLFKQKYEEMQKKSGNT
- the eno gene encoding phosphopyruvate hydratase; translated protein: MTIITDVHAREILDSRGNPTIEVDVELSSGIVGRFAVPSGASTGENEAIELRDGDKSRYNGKGVLKAVQNVNEIISGAIVEMDAMRQIEIDKTLIDLDGTPNKAKLGANAILGVSMACAKAVAETFGMPLYQYIGGVGACELPVPMMNILNGGKHADNNVDIQEFMIVPVGADSFREALRMGVETFHALKKVLSKKGYNTAVGDEGGFAPNLKSNAEAFEVILEAIKEAGFKAGQDIYLAIDSAASEFYKNGKYNLAAEAKPEKTSEEMVQVYVDWISKYPIISIEDGMSEEDWDGWKLLTDKCKDKVQLVGDDIFVTNTSIFKKGIEKGIANSILIKLNQIGTLTETIEAIEMAKRAGYTAVVSHRSGETEDPSIADLAVAMNTGFIKTGSASRTDRLAKYNQLLRIEEQLGAAAKFNGKKVFYSIGKP
- a CDS encoding Sua5/YciO/YrdC/YwlC family protein, translated to MMQFVESPYKNDDVIVIRKLKKDGSVDTEIIQRIIDILHKNGLVILPVDSQYEIVGVANTTVENKLKTIIKSRTKKFVRLIASFKMLESLATVTKFQYDFLHRIWPGEVTAIVPRKEDNSQEIALRFPKTKFVQEIIETVGQPLFATNILRVTKGSNKHSDIIRIFGKKVDAIVIIEELCKRHPKPTLISLFNGKLKIVREGKISSEEIQSYYYLGSCDEEV